A genomic region of Erythrobacter sp. SCSIO 43205 contains the following coding sequences:
- the miaB gene encoding tRNA (N6-isopentenyl adenosine(37)-C2)-methylthiotransferase MiaB: MKPQNPPKTYRVKSFGCQMNVYDGERMGELLDEKGLSPAPEGEDADLVVLNTCHIREKAAEKIYSDIGRLTKGKTQKKAPMIAVAGCVAQAEGEEIMARAPAVSMVVGPQAYHRLPDMLDKAVQGERATDTDMPAIAKFGALPQRKRRSPTAFLTVQEGCDKFCTYCVVPYTRGAEISRPYNDLIGEAQRLIEAGAREITLLGQNVNAWSGEDTKGHKVGLAGLIRALAKLDGVERIRYTTSHPNDMEDDLIAAHGEVEKLMPYLHLPVQSGNDRVLKAMNRAHTAQSYLKLLERFREARPDIALSGDFIVGFPGETEAEFEDTLSLVDEVRYSQAFSFKYSPRPGTPAATMDNQIPREVMDDRLQRLQARLNRDQLAFNKGLEGKTCSVLIERKGKLPGQVLGKSPWLTSVWFEGDAQIGDLARVKLVEAGPNAIRGVI; the protein is encoded by the coding sequence ATGAAACCGCAAAATCCTCCCAAAACCTACAGGGTCAAGTCCTTTGGCTGCCAAATGAACGTCTATGATGGCGAGCGCATGGGCGAACTTCTGGACGAAAAAGGCCTGTCGCCTGCGCCTGAGGGCGAGGATGCGGACCTTGTGGTGCTCAATACCTGTCACATCCGCGAGAAGGCGGCGGAGAAGATTTATTCCGATATTGGCCGCCTCACCAAGGGGAAGACGCAGAAGAAAGCGCCGATGATCGCGGTCGCGGGCTGCGTGGCGCAGGCAGAGGGCGAAGAGATTATGGCGAGGGCGCCAGCTGTCTCAATGGTGGTGGGCCCGCAAGCTTATCATCGCCTGCCCGATATGCTCGACAAAGCGGTGCAGGGGGAGCGCGCGACTGACACCGATATGCCAGCAATCGCGAAGTTTGGCGCGCTGCCACAACGCAAGCGACGTTCTCCGACTGCGTTTCTAACGGTCCAAGAGGGCTGCGATAAATTCTGCACTTACTGCGTCGTTCCTTACACTCGCGGCGCAGAGATTTCACGACCTTACAATGATTTGATTGGCGAGGCTCAGAGGCTGATCGAAGCGGGCGCTCGTGAAATCACTCTGCTGGGGCAGAACGTCAATGCGTGGTCTGGCGAAGACACAAAGGGACACAAAGTGGGTCTAGCGGGATTGATCCGCGCGCTTGCAAAGCTCGATGGGGTTGAGCGTATCCGCTACACCACCAGTCACCCCAACGACATGGAAGACGACCTTATCGCAGCGCACGGCGAGGTTGAAAAGCTCATGCCGTATCTGCATTTGCCAGTGCAGTCGGGCAATGACCGCGTGCTTAAAGCGATGAATCGTGCGCATACGGCACAGAGTTATCTCAAGCTCCTCGAACGCTTCCGCGAAGCGCGGCCTGATATTGCGCTGTCGGGTGATTTTATCGTCGGTTTTCCCGGTGAGACTGAGGCAGAGTTTGAGGACACGCTCAGCCTCGTCGATGAAGTGCGTTATTCTCAGGCGTTCAGCTTCAAATACTCACCGCGCCCCGGCACGCCCGCTGCCACCATGGATAACCAGATCCCGCGCGAAGTGATGGATGATCGCCTCCAACGCTTGCAAGCTCGCCTGAACCGTGACCAGCTTGCGTTCAACAAAGGGCTGGAGGGCAAGACTTGCTCCGTTCTAATTGAGCGCAAGGGTAAGCTGCCCGGACAAGTGCTAGGCAAGTCACCATGGCTGACAAGCGTTTGGTTTGAAGGGGATGCGCAGATCGGTGATCTGGCCCGCGTCAAATTGGTTGAAGCTGGTCCCAATGCAATTCGCGGCGTGATTTAA
- a CDS encoding lipase family protein → MNIWRWFPAFAGKHSDTRRAVSAGLLLTLTACATYPDISQSRSPCRMEPGGWCDFVREGAVKAYPYAITSLQTYEADEDIYAFPPDWLVKVDPPEEWETNPPIDPEEREKTGFHYTVWERYRPGTPIAEQAGPLERILSFRGTDAAGNGILRDIFYGTISDDQAKLAMQAYDAETSRFSDEVPWVVTGHSLGGALATEISVQDRKVTAFMFNTSPFYSGEADANADKRTVFNERGEGLRYPARYKPEPAAEVFTLNCSPGVNAATKHKMRRLADCLIWIAAYADREAGKLIEAHKDEDPYTIKRPIVECRRETDGHPGVMEHEEFPCEHIARPSDEAKEDANEAEQSEPS, encoded by the coding sequence ATGAACATTTGGAGATGGTTTCCTGCTTTCGCAGGAAAGCACAGTGACACTAGGCGAGCGGTGTCGGCGGGCTTGTTGCTCACCCTCACCGCCTGCGCCACCTATCCCGACATCTCCCAATCGCGCAGCCCATGCCGGATGGAGCCGGGGGGCTGGTGCGATTTTGTGCGCGAAGGGGCGGTGAAAGCCTACCCATATGCCATTACCTCGCTTCAGACTTATGAGGCGGACGAAGACATTTATGCCTTTCCGCCCGATTGGCTGGTCAAGGTCGATCCGCCGGAGGAATGGGAGACAAATCCGCCCATAGACCCAGAAGAGAGGGAGAAAACCGGCTTTCATTACACCGTGTGGGAACGGTACAGGCCCGGCACACCGATCGCGGAACAGGCTGGCCCGCTCGAACGCATCCTCTCTTTTCGCGGGACGGATGCAGCTGGCAATGGAATCTTGCGCGATATTTTCTACGGTACGATTTCCGATGATCAGGCAAAGCTTGCCATGCAGGCTTATGACGCTGAAACATCGAGGTTTTCCGACGAAGTGCCGTGGGTCGTGACCGGACATTCATTGGGCGGGGCGCTTGCGACTGAAATATCGGTTCAAGATCGCAAGGTGACCGCATTCATGTTCAACACTTCGCCCTTTTACTCTGGCGAGGCCGACGCAAATGCCGACAAGCGCACCGTGTTTAACGAGCGCGGTGAGGGGCTGCGCTATCCCGCGCGCTACAAGCCAGAGCCGGCAGCAGAAGTCTTCACCCTCAATTGCAGCCCCGGCGTCAATGCTGCGACCAAGCACAAGATGCGAAGGCTTGCCGATTGCCTCATCTGGATCGCAGCCTATGCCGACCGTGAGGCGGGGAAGCTGATCGAAGCGCACAAGGACGAAGATCCCTATACGATCAAGCGTCCCATCGTTGAATGCAGACGCGAAACCGACGGGCATCCCGGCGTGATGGAGCACGAGGAATTCCCATGCGAACACATCGCGCGCCCGTCTGATGAAGCCAAAGAGGACGCAAACGAAGCGGAGCAGTCCGAACCCTCATGA
- a CDS encoding peptidylprolyl isomerase: MAEKLTFTLDTGDGEGKDVVIKLRPDLAPGHVERITELASEGFYDGVVFHRVIAGFMAQGGDPTGTGMGGSEKPDLKAEFNSEPHVEGTCSMARSQMPDSANSQFFICFEDAHFLDGQYTVWGNVESGMEHVHALPKGEPPAQPGKIVKATVG, encoded by the coding sequence ATGGCCGAGAAACTGACTTTCACGCTCGACACTGGCGATGGCGAAGGAAAAGACGTCGTGATCAAGCTGCGCCCTGATCTGGCACCGGGCCACGTTGAGCGCATCACCGAGCTTGCCAGCGAAGGCTTTTACGACGGCGTTGTCTTCCACCGCGTGATCGCAGGCTTCATGGCGCAAGGCGGCGATCCCACCGGCACCGGCATGGGTGGCTCGGAAAAGCCAGACCTGAAGGCCGAGTTTAACTCAGAGCCGCACGTCGAAGGCACCTGTTCAATGGCGCGTTCGCAAATGCCTGACAGCGCAAACTCGCAATTCTTCATCTGCTTCGAAGACGCGCACTTCCTCGATGGACAATACACCGTATGGGGCAATGTCGAGAGCGGCATGGAACACGTCCACGCACTGCCAAAAGGCGAGCCACCTGCGCAGCCGGGCAAGATCGTGAAAGCGACTGTGGGTTAA